The DNA region CTTTTCGCGCGTGCACGCTCTTCCAATCTATTGAAGACTGGATCTTTATCGTCACTGATCTATCCCGATCCTAGAGGAGAGTCCGAACTACGGCGAGAAATTGCGGGATATCTCTCCATATCCCGAAACCTTCATTGCTCTCCTGAACAAGTGTTTATTACTTCGGGGTACACCGCGGGCTTGGGCCTTGCACTGCGAGTTCTTGGTTTGGACGGCAAGAAGGTCTGGATGGAAGAGCCCGGCTTCCCTTTTACTCGACGAGGCTTGGAGCTCGCTTGTTTGAACGTCATTCCGATACCGGTGGACGCCGAAGGCATCAACGTAAGCTACGGAATTGAGCACGCCGGGGACGCTGCACTGGTCGTCGTGACGCCTGGTCAACAAGCTCCCTTGGGCTCGACGCTGTCGCTGAGGCGCCGGCTTCAACTACTTGAATGGGCGGCCTCAAGCGGCGCCTGGATCATCGAAGATGACTACCTCAGCGAGTTACAACTAGAAGGCAGGCCGGCGCCCGCCTTGGCGTCTTTGGACGAGGGCAACCGGGTTATCCACATAGGCACTTTCAGCAAGACTATCAGCCCGTCGCTGCGACTTGGATTTATCGTCGCGCCGACCGAATTGATTAGCGCGTTTTCGGAAGTAACAGCAACACTTGTCCCCGCGCCCTCACCTGTAATTCAACTCGCAACCGCTCGATTTATGCGCGATGGACACTACCTCCAGCGCGTGCGTCGGCTCAAGCGTCTGTATTCTTCTCAACGTGCCGCGCTATGTGCTCAGTTGCAGATGTACGACGCCGAGTGGGTTAACGCTAGCCTGGCGGTACTTCTCAGGCTGCCGGAGGGCGTACCTGACATGGATATAGTTCACGAAGCGAGGGCTATCGGCATGGCGCCATCCCCTTTATCTGCGTGGTTCGCGAATCCATCCTGGGCCTTGCCCGGCCTTTTGCTCGGAGTGGCCACGGCGCCAGAGGTGCACCTCGCGGCATCGTGCCGTCGTCTATTTGAAATCATCGACCGATATCGCTAGCGCGATTTTATCGCGTCTTATTTTCTCTTCAAACGTGGATGACGGGTCTGTCACCGGCACGCAATCTCCGTATTGATCACGCCACCTTGGGCGTCACTGGCTTGCTGAAACGGATGGCGCCGGTCAGCAAGCCTTGGCGAAAATAAAATCGTTGCGCCAATGCATTCGACAAGGCTGTATCCAAGGCAAAAAGCACACAGCCGGCTTCTTCCGCAACCGTGGTCAGCGCATCCAGTAGACGAGCGGCGTATTCGCGGCCGCGCGCCTGTTCGGCAGTCACCAGATCGTCGACGTAAAGAAATTTTCCATAGACCAGGTTTTCCTGCAAGCGGTAGCCCGCCAACGCTATCGCTTGGTCGCCCTCCCATGCAGCAAGCAAGCGATAGCCGTCGGCTGCTTGGCGCGTGACACGCTCGATGAATTCGTCTTCGGAATGTAAATGCGGGCGCAATTGTTTCATCACGGCATAACAGGCACGCAAGGCATCCTGGGTGTCGGCGTGACGCAATATCATCTGGGGATTCATCATAGACATACTTCTTTCAGGACAGATTCAACGGGCTTGTATCTTACGAAATAACAATCGCCCTCGATAGAGCCAAGAGAGGATATTTTGACTGGACCATTTTTCGGAGAATACGCCCCAATCCACGTTAAGTATCGAAGTCTAAATTAACAATCAAACCAAAAATCCTTAACTTGCTTCAAATAGTCCTTTTGACTTGTATTGCACAGTTGTCGGAAGGAAGATGCCTTTCACCTTGATTTCTATAAAGAGATTTGATTATGAGTAGCAAACTTTTATTAAAGAACATCATGTTGAGC from Pirellulales bacterium includes:
- a CDS encoding PLP-dependent aminotransferase family protein, whose amino-acid sequence is MNSDLKIQLDRTAKLSLSEQIRMSISRAIESSLLAPGARLPSWQALAAQLGVARGTVQAAYERLSDAQMIESFGAKGTRVAPRPRATAARSVTLRHEGFMRTYQEMTAGPAIFQLGVPALKDLPEKLFARARSSNLLKTGSLSSLIYPDPRGESELRREIAGYLSISRNLHCSPEQVFITSGYTAGLGLALRVLGLDGKKVWMEEPGFPFTRRGLELACLNVIPIPVDAEGINVSYGIEHAGDAALVVVTPGQQAPLGSTLSLRRRLQLLEWAASSGAWIIEDDYLSELQLEGRPAPALASLDEGNRVIHIGTFSKTISPSLRLGFIVAPTELISAFSEVTATLVPAPSPVIQLATARFMRDGHYLQRVRRLKRLYSSQRAALCAQLQMYDAEWVNASLAVLLRLPEGVPDMDIVHEARAIGMAPSPLSAWFANPSWALPGLLLGVATAPEVHLAASCRRLFEIIDRYR
- a CDS encoding GNAT family N-acetyltransferase, giving the protein MMNPQMILRHADTQDALRACYAVMKQLRPHLHSEDEFIERVTRQAADGYRLLAAWEGDQAIALAGYRLQENLVYGKFLYVDDLVTAEQARGREYAARLLDALTTVAEEAGCVLFALDTALSNALAQRFYFRQGLLTGAIRFSKPVTPKVA